Genomic segment of Desulfuromonadales bacterium:
ACCACCGACAAGGGGCACCATCGTGCGACTCACTCTGCGCCGTCCGCCCCCACCCCCGTCCAGAGCGAACACCCGGTCGAAAGCTGAGCCGGGCGTTTTTTCTTGCTTCGGCAACCTTTGCCCAGCCGGCTCAGGTGATCAGGAAGCGGGTGAAGTCCTCGCGCAGAAAGCGCTCGGCCTCGGCAAAGCCGGGCGAGCGGGTGAAGATGACGGCCAGCACCGGGTAATGGCGGAAGTCGGTGCGGCGGCAGTCGAGGACGGTGCCGAAGAGGCGCCGCAGTTCATCGTAGCGGACGGCGCGGATGCGGCTGCGGTCGAGAGTCGGGGGAAGGTCGGCGATGTTGAAGAAGAAATGCTCCTTGCTGCAGCGGGACAGGATCGTCCCCCAATCGGGGGGCCGGCCGAAGAGGAAGGCCTCATAGGGATTGATCCCGTAGGCGAACCACGCCAGGTCGGTGGTGCCCCAGCCGGCGAAGCGCAGCGGGTTGACCTCGACGGGGACGATGCCGCGAGGCGTGCGGCGAAACTCGGCGTGAACCGGAAAATCCCGCAGACCGCAGAGTTCGCCGATCCTTGCCAGTTCCCGTTCGCAGAGCGGCCGCCACTCCTCGATGACCTCCCGCCCCGTGAAGTAGACGCGATCGCTGGTGTCCTCCGGCCCGGCGAAGAGGTGCTGGAAGATGTTCAGCACCACCGGCCGCCCCTCCCCATCAAAGTAGGCATCGACGGCCAGTTCCTCCCCTTCCAGGTACTCCTCGACGAGAAACTCCTCCAGGCCGATCACGCAGCCGGGATAGAGTCCGCGCAGCCTGGCCAGTTCGGCAGGCAGCTCACGGACCAGGCGGGCCCAGGCTCCCGCATCGACGACCCGGTGCACCCCCATGCTGAAGAAGCCCACCGCCGGCTTGAGCACCACCGGGAAGGAGAGGTCGGCCGCACTCACCCGGGAGAGTTCCTCCAGCCGCAGGTGCCGAAAATGGACGTGGGGATAGAGAGGCCGGGTGCGCCGGCGGAATTCATCCTTGTCCTTGAGCAGAAGCGTGGCCTGCCAGAGGGGAGTGTCGCCCAGGTTTCGCTCGATGCAGGCCAGGGCGTTTTCGGAGTTGGTATAGAGCCGCGGTCTCGCCGCCTGCCGGAAGCGGGCGAAAAAGGTCGCCTCCGCCAGCCGCTCCATCTGCTCCCCCAACATGAGGGGCAGCCCTTCGGCGGCAAGGACCGGAAGGCGGTTACGAACAGCGGTCTCTTCGAGCAGACGCGAAACGTAGGGCCAGTCGAGGATCAGCATGGACGACTCCACTTCCTGCCACTTACTGATACTTCCAATCTGCCCCCCTTCAGACTTATTTTACCTGCAAACCAGGCGTGTCAGGCATCGTTGGCCGCCGCCTCCCCGGCGATCTGCAGGGCGGCCCGCAGCCCCGACTGCACCGCCCCTTCCACCCAGCCGTGGAGCAGGGAAGCGTGCTCGCCGGCAATGCGGATCCGTCCCTCCGGGCGGACGATATCTTCATGCATCGCCATCTGCCCGGGGGTGAAGAGGGCGAAGGCGCCGCGGGCGAAGGGCTCCTGGTGCCAGGCGATGGAAGCCCCGCTCTCGCACTGGTCGAGAAATGCGGGAAATATCCGGCCGAGCTGCCGGGCCGCCGCCGCCACCCGCTCTTCGGAGCGGAGCGGATACCAGCGTTCGGCATCCTCCGCCCAGGTGTAGCTGGCCAGGATCAGGCTGCGGCAAGTTTGCGGAAAGGGTTCGAGGGGGAAATAGGCGGCCCGCAGGGGAAGGTCGGTGATGGTCGTGCCGGCCGTGGCCGGCTCGCCGGGGGAGGCCGGCTCCCAGAAACGCTCCCGGACCTGGAGGAACACCTTGGCCGAGGCGATGTAGTGCAGGTTCTGGATGGCTCGCCGCTTGCCGGGGGAGAAGGGAGGATCGACCTCGACGGTGGTGGCCAGAACCGGGAAGGGCGCGGTCAGGATGAGGTAATCCCCTTGCATCTTGCCCCGGCCGGCGGGGCCGCGCCAGTGGACCGTCACCCCCGCCCCGGACTGCTCGATACGGACCGCCTCGGCGCCGAACCGGATCCGCTCTGCCAGGGTGCGGCCGCAGCCCGGCGGCGGGGTGGACAGAAACTTCTGCGCCAACTGGTCGCAGCCACCGACGATCTCCACCTGGTCCCGGTCCCAACCGCAGTAGAAGACCCGGAGCAGCTCGAGGAAGGCGATCCCCAGCATCGAATCGTATCCCCCCAGGCCGAGGCCGACCAGGCCGAACAGTTGCAGATCCTCGGCCGACCAGGGCTTCGGCCCCCGGACCAGGAAGTCGCGCAGGGAGAAGTCGCGAAACTCCTCGGTCAGCGTCCGCCAGACCTCCGAAAACCGGTCGTCGACGGCGCAGTCCAGCCGTTCCCGGATCGGGGCAAGAGATTCCTCCCAGAGGCGCAGCACCCGCCTGGCGGCGAAATCGGCATCGTTCTTCACCCCCCGGCCGGCAAAAAGCCTGCCCCCGAGGTGGTAGAAGCCCCGGTCGTCGACGTCGACGTTGGGAAACAGGCGGGTCCTGAGCCCGAAGAGATCCCGGGCGTAGTAAAGAGTAGTGCGGTGGACTTCCGGAATGCGCATCGACCCGGCCTCACCGTAGAGCCCCGGGGCAAAGGCTTCCCGCATGGTGTAGAGGCGCCCCCCGGCCCGGTGCGAGGCCTC
This window contains:
- a CDS encoding NAD(P)/FAD-dependent oxidoreductase encodes the protein MSEGGSPSWNPRHFPDDPFDYLALAQKGLPRAGRPRTVLIVGAGAAGLTAAFELLRAGHEPVILEASHRAGGRLYTMREAFAPGLYGEAGSMRIPEVHRTTLYYARDLFGLRTRLFPNVDVDDRGFYHLGGRLFAGRGVKNDADFAARRVLRLWEESLAPIRERLDCAVDDRFSEVWRTLTEEFRDFSLRDFLVRGPKPWSAEDLQLFGLVGLGLGGYDSMLGIAFLELLRVFYCGWDRDQVEIVGGCDQLAQKFLSTPPPGCGRTLAERIRFGAEAVRIEQSGAGVTVHWRGPAGRGKMQGDYLILTAPFPVLATTVEVDPPFSPGKRRAIQNLHYIASAKVFLQVRERFWEPASPGEPATAGTTITDLPLRAAYFPLEPFPQTCRSLILASYTWAEDAERWYPLRSEERVAAAARQLGRIFPAFLDQCESGASIAWHQEPFARGAFALFTPGQMAMHEDIVRPEGRIRIAGEHASLLHGWVEGAVQSGLRAALQIAGEAAANDA
- a CDS encoding ATP-grasp domain-containing protein encodes the protein MLILDWPYVSRLLEETAVRNRLPVLAAEGLPLMLGEQMERLAEATFFARFRQAARPRLYTNSENALACIERNLGDTPLWQATLLLKDKDEFRRRTRPLYPHVHFRHLRLEELSRVSAADLSFPVVLKPAVGFFSMGVHRVVDAGAWARLVRELPAELARLRGLYPGCVIGLEEFLVEEYLEGEELAVDAYFDGEGRPVVLNIFQHLFAGPEDTSDRVYFTGREVIEEWRPLCERELARIGELCGLRDFPVHAEFRRTPRGIVPVEVNPLRFAGWGTTDLAWFAYGINPYEAFLFGRPPDWGTILSRCSKEHFFFNIADLPPTLDRSRIRAVRYDELRRLFGTVLDCRRTDFRHYPVLAVIFTRSPGFAEAERFLREDFTRFLIT